The Ictalurus furcatus strain D&B chromosome 12, Billie_1.0, whole genome shotgun sequence nucleotide sequence gaagttttatttattaactttatactttaataatgttattttatagtAAAGGTATTTATCAGGTAAATTGCTGGAGGTAAATACTTTTAGGAACATAGATATACACTGAATGCCGAACATTTACATGCatgaacaagaaaaaaaaacattcctcgGCAGGTAAAAAGTATAAAAGCTTAGCATGTCAAAACTTGTGTATAGAAGTATGAAATGTGGTGTATACCTGTAGATGGTATGTTCACGTAGACTATATTAACTTCAATATGATCTTCAGTATCAGGAGGAACAAATTTTGTTCCATATATTTCACAATGtcatcttaaaataaaaaaactttattaactttattataatcctcatttatttaaaatagaaCATATTTTCTGTACTGGTAGATATTGAATATTAGAAAAAAtgtaacacaacacaccacatcATATCATAGCCACGTGATAATCATTGTTATCACTGTTATTATGATCTTTGAAATAAGTCATTGGACCAATGATGTCATTGTTGACAGACTTGTAGTGGTTTAGTCCGATAATAAATAACAGGAAAAAGTTCATAATAGTGCAACATTTATGTGAGTTGGGGTCCTGGAATGAATATTCATTTTCACTGAATAACTAGAAAAATCAGTTAGTGGAGATAAATACTAGATATCATGTAGTTTATGTGAGAGTCTGTATTGCATGAAAATACTTCAGTCTAATACTATCAGTAGCTGAACTGAGACAAGATTTACCGAGTCAGATAACTAATAAAGATTACATAAATCTTTAGGTAAAGAACTAAGGTTAGTCTTTATATCTCCATGTTAATTGTTGGCCTATCAGTAATGATGCTGTTTCAGTCCACAGAATGCTTACACCATGGGAATGTGGAATGGATGATAAAACCTGATTTCTCTGCATGGCATGCGACCTGGTTGTCTTGATTAATTTAGGTTGAAACTAACTAGGGCTTTCATATAGACAGTACTGATTGTACTGTGTGAGTAAAACCttattgtacagtatattctgtacagtgttttatatatgtttagAATACAttctatacatatataaaacattctatACAATACACTTGggggcacacagtggcttattggttagcatgttcgcctcatacctccagggtcggcAGTTCGAGTCCCATCGTGGCcctgtatgtgtggagtttgcatgttctccttgtgctgtggggatttcctccccccagtccaaagacatacagggtaggctaattggcaaagtgtccaaagtgtctgtagaatgtgtatgtgagtgtgccctgtgatggactggcttcctgtccagggtgtaccccgccttgtgcctgatgctcgctgggataggctccaggtttccccgtgaccctgaaggaaggataagctgatggatggatggatggacaatacAACTGCATTcttgactctgattggtcagagagtGATAAATTTATAAAATCAGTTCTGACAGTAGTCCTGGCTACAAAGATTGTATTAAAGTGCTTACTGACATACATTACTGTTGCTATAGTAAGAACTTACACAGTAATGTGGATGGAGGGCTTTGCTATTTCTcagtatttttttgtcttattaacctcaagaaagagagataaatgagaagctggtgagggaatgactgttttatATGATGTAAGTGTACACAGGAACTCACTTGTCTTGCAAATCGCtttggtgtaaaaggaatataacacttcaggatgtgctgtcaTTGGAACataattctatttttttctttattggcTTATTAAAGATTATAATAACCAGATTCAAAACCATTAATATAAAGAAAGATTATTCTTTACTAAACAGAAGATAAACATGAAGGGTTACAGGGGACAGGGGAACAGCGTacaggctgttcattttatgttttttagttACACTGCAGTCAGGTCTGTACTTCTTATAGTGTTCCACATCTGGCTTCTCAGCACAGTAGGCTAAATAAGTCTATAACAGTAGCATAATGTCGTCAATATCATATATTAATCAACCAATAAAGTCAacattcttcctttttttctgaaaaaatatcaggaaaaaaaTCCCATCCTTTTCTAAATTCTTTCCATTTGCCTTTaacaagaaatatttttttctaattcaAGGACTGATGTCATTCCCTTCAGCCACTGTGAAATGATACCCCCTCGCCCGCCCGCCCACCCCAGGACTGAGCTATTGTCCTTTTGGCTTCAATGAGACATAGGGAAAATCAAAAATGGTTATTTCTGTACAATTTAAAGCTATCTGCGATGATAGGAAGTCTATATAATTTAGGATAAAGAGAAATATTCTTGTCAATAATCAGTGAGATTAAGTGAATTAACCTTTTCCAGAAAACTAGGATACATTATGCATCAGTGTACCATGGTTCTGTTTACACTTAATGCAAGTGTCTGGAATAATGATGTTAAAATTATGGGAATGTAATCTGCTTTAGAGTGGTGaaagtaactctgcttcatgtcatGCTTTACATAGCTCATTATTACAAGATAATCGGTTTCTGAAACTTGTAATCATTCATGTATTATATTCTGACTGCTTTGTGATGTGCATTTAACACTCAAGGCTCTCTTGGTTCTTCCTACAACAAGAACGAGAACTTGTGTGTGGTCACTTGATGGAATCTGGTCTAAAATACAGGCTGTTCAAAAACCTTTGGAAGTTTTATTGAATATAATAAGTCAGCCAGAAGATACAGAAATACTGGGATTGtgccattttacagagaaacacattAAGTTTTTCTAAATACCATCTTCTTTTAATGATATGAAGGCTTTTGGgttttgtgtgtaatttttttgaTAATTCAATATGCCTCAGTAAAGATAAATAGATGATTACTGATATCTGAAGGAACATGCCTGTAAAACGCATTTTCTAAACTGCAATAAAAATTGTTGTTGACTCTTATGTACGTAGTTGTTCAACCATATAATGATCGATGGATTCCATAATAGTTCatttgtgttggtgtgtatgatGTGGTATAACTGACTGTCACTGTTATTGGTGACAGCAGGGCGCTGAGTTTTGGACTTTGCCTTCTTCATCACACATccttacagtgtatatatagtgaCCTGATTGCTAGTATGTACACACTCAAacgaggagagacagagacaaccAGTACCTAAGAAGTAAGATATTAAGAgcttaaatatatgaatatagaaatatatatgtaGATATACCCAATGTAGTCCTTTAACCAAAttgtttttacttttcagaATTCTTGGGACATCCATTCAGACATGAAGATCCTTGTTGTTATTGCTATTGCTGTTTTTACTGGTGAGTATTTTAGGTTGTTCACTACACAGCCAAAGATATAAAAGATAGCAAgctaatattttttgtttttgtttttcttgtcaAAAGGCTGCCAAGCCAGTGTTATACGACAGGATAAGGCCAAACCCAGTATAGAGATGGTAAAAGACGCATTCTGGGATTATGTGTCCAAGGCAACCCTAACACCCAAAGACATCCTGCAGAAGATTAAGGAGTCTGAAATGGGGAAAGAAGTCAAGTGTGTTTCATAACagaaattaaataacaaaatcaCACTCAATTTGTATGATGCATGTTTTCAGAGTAGTACAAAGAAATATATGTTTCTCTGTTTAGCATTAGGATCTCTGAGAGTGGAGATGCCATCAACCAGTATGCTGTGGCCGTTAGTGGTCAGGTGACTCCTCTGACTCAGGAACTGCTGGCTAAGATGTCCCAGGAGGTCGAGCAGCTGAAGGCACGTCTGCAGCAGGACGTAAGCTCTGTGAAGACCCAACTGGAGCCGTACATTGAGGAGCTGACGTCAGATATCCAGCAGCAGGTGGAACAGTGGAAGAAGGACGTGGCTCCCTATACAGACAGTCAGCAACCTGAGGCTCTAAAAGCTGCTCTGCTCCAGAAGAATGAGGAGCTGAAAATTAATCTGGAaaagagtgtgagtgagctTCAGGCCAAGCTGGGACCACAAGCAGAGGAGCTGGAAAAACATCTGCAGGACTTCCAGAAGAACATAGCTCTGTTTGTTCAGAACAATGGGAAGGTGCCCCAGACATTGGATCTGTACACCCAAGACCTGAAGACCCAACTCACTGCTCTGTGGGATTCATTTACCAAAAACATTCAGTAATCAGACTTGATTTGATGTTTTCATATTTACAATCTTGCAGTGAAGTAACAGAGAACTCTTAAATGGTGTAAAGGATTGACTGCTGATTCTAgcaacttttccttttttatttttatcatttatgtttGTATTTAAGGACAATTCAAAAAATAATCTGTttcagaagaaaacaaaaaacaatactcCTAGAGGTATTCTTGGAAAAATACTAATTAAGGGCAAAAGTCTTAAGAATACAAGACAAAAGGTACAAATAATCATAGCCAATAATATTGCACTCAAACTTCATTGAGGCTAGCCATTCTGGAAAAGGGCAATGGTCATTGGAAAATTTCTACTTGAATTAATTGGTCTCTGTTTGCAAGAGGTTTTTAATGAACAATTAATGCTCCAAACTGCATTACAGCCACATAAGGATAGGTGAAgggaattctcttatatcatgtactctcttatattatgaactgctattaagacaccttggatacggggaatactgggttatagcTTCTGTTTGTGTATCTCTGTGCtgtcaaatacctatgatgaatgtattcatttaattacctctttgaagaagctgatcaactgccaccctttattatagctgacacatgtattttctataccttgaaaagacttatttttgtagtgtgactgtgtgtgctgtgtgctttgTCTGAATCGGTCTAGCACCTGCACAAGTAGAAACCCGCCCCCGCACTGCCGCtatgtgtataaaatattatctatgtgtataaatactcctgttttgcatgaataaaccGGATGTGtctgtgaacagcatgtgtgtcagtgtgtgttcatttagactctccaggcctgaaACGCTCTGCGGTCAACGACAcatagcacagaactaagagttaagagaaataaaaggctGTAAGGCTGACGGGGGACCGAAcgacataatctgagattccttatCTCTTACAATAGGTTTCATGAGAATTATCAAGAAGGCATCTCAAAGTAGCTTTATATCAGATCATAGTCCTTCCTACTGTATTTTTAACAACACCTGCTAAGCATTACAAATTCCCTTGCTAAGTTATTAGTTATttaacagaatttaaaatgttataactTATGGTTGAGACACATACAATAGGATAAATAGTTCAGTTCAGGAATTTTTCAGAACTTATAGTAGAACATATAAAATCTGAccaggttttcccaggccaccacaaacacatacacagtatGCATATTTCTTTCATTGCTCTCAGGCTCCAGAAAAACATATTTTGTCTTTGACAAAATTCCTATTTAGCTGTCCTGTAAATTGTAGACCCATaataaaaaagcttttattaCCCATCACATTAGGGAAAACCAAAGACAAAAAATAGATGGTTATTGACCAGCTCATGTCAggtaatgtaaaaaaacattATCTTCTGCAAATAACAGGGATGTTTCCCCTACCTTATATAATTATCATTTTGAAGGTGCTACCATAGTAAGTTTTGAGGTTAACAAAACACCAGAGATTTCGGGCACTAACTCCTGATGGGAAGGTATGTCCACTGGGTTCTCAACTCAACAATATCTCCAGTAGAGGTCAACATTCTACTGCATTTGCTAAGCAGAGCTTGTGCATGCCATGGTCTAATCTTATTCTGTGGCGTTTTGATAGAATTGGGGCAGCCAAAAAGTCTTTTTCATTTGAGTCTCCAAATTCCTCACATGCCTGAGCCTTCGCTTGTGTGTCTGCTTTTGCCACAGCCATATTGGCACTATTATACATCCGAATAGAATCAGGAGAGCCCTCTGTGAATATTACTTGGATTATTACTATGATTGAGCACTTGAACAAGGTCTATACAGACTCAATGTTCCCAACCTCACTTTGtacacagaacacattttgaaGGTGTTAGATAATTTCATCTCTCACAAGAGCTTCTGCCAGACACTCTCAAGCAACCTGGAAGGCTCTTCTGGGTTTATCAGGTAAATCTGGCCAGCGCCCTTTGTGACTAATCTAATGCATCACCAAGTGGTAATCAGTTGACAACTCGGCCCCCTCTTTAACTGAGGGTCCAAAATGAGTGTCCTCAAGTCTGAGGATGCAAACACAAAGTTGATCATTGACCTTTGACCCAAGGTTCTCTGGTATCAAGCACACTTATGAGCATTGACAATTTGTGCCTTGTGATGCCACATTTCACCACATTGAGTTCAGCTCCAGGAGGGCATTCCTCCCAACCCTTCCAAGTATCATTCCAAATATGAGCACTGAATTCCCCAGGAGCACACTCTGGGTCAAAAGTTCCTGGTGACATACCAGTACACAAAGTACACAAAGTACACTTCTGCACAACAAGATTTTGATCCACAAAGGGGACtgattgtgtgtatttttttacttttttaaataatatcttttgcttttttatgaTGGTGCCACTTCTGTAAGCCACTCTTGATAAGGGCGTCTGTTAAATGCCATAAACATGAATGTAAATGGGCCAGTAATTCTGGATTTTACTGCACAATAGCTTACATTACATGATCATTTGGTGGCAGAAGACATAAATTCAACATACTGTAACTTCAGCAGAAGAATGAAATTTGAAAAGGTATTgtattttgctgtatttttcatttgatcctgtttttaaatgaaataattctaATTTAAAACATATAACATTCACTGTTTGAATCAGACTTTATGTAGATgacaaacaacaaaatgtaaatcCAATTTCAATCCTAAATATACATTTCTTCACTCATAAGCATCCAAGCAGactgaacaaaaaataaactataatgtttatgttttctataactataaatgtataatgtttTCATATAGCAATTCACTAATAATGAtctctttttcattctttcatctgtcttcagtaaccactttattttGACTGCGGTGGTTTCAGAGCCTTGATGGGACACCAAGTCATTGCAAGACAAGCCATGTGGGTACATAGATAACAGTCACAATAAAAGTCACATAGACAACTCTGCAACTCTTCCTGCTGTGCCACTGTAATACCTCCATGCCATTACTACCTTGCAGCACCATGCTTCCAATATTCGGCTAGCTCTAATAACAAATAAGATGAAATTCCTTTCCCCTCACATCATAGTTCATTAAAGCATCAGTTAAACTGTAATATATCTGAACAGTGGCAGACCTAAAGTGTAATATATCTGTCACTATTTCACTGGTTTCCCTTCTGGGCAAATTCTTCTGCTGAAGTCTGCAGTTGTGTTGACTCGTATTTTCTGCTGCAAATGGCTCATCTAACTTAAGCTAATATAGAACAGAATACATTCATTGTCACTGAACATGTACAATGAAAACAGGTTAGCATCTAATGTGTAGGCaaatccagaattattggcaccatcaTCAAAATGAGCAAATGTGAATATCTAAGGAATAACACTTCTGATTGTGAAAGTAATCCATGCAGAAGTACTGTGATACATTAGCACCAAGAGGGGGATTGTTTTATTATATCAGCACAGAGATACCACAGAGATTGGccaataataaaaatttattaaGGAATGAAAAAGAATGATAAGAACttattaaggaataaaatgtaGCACTTTTTAAGCAATTATGGTTACATTTTATGGAACATCTGTGAGAtaatttagttcctgttatgaAATTATGTTATTAgtagctgtaaacagtcatttcttTGACTGCCTCTTCGTTTTCTCACTCGtgaagtgaaaaaacaaaacaaaaaacagctaaaaaccagaaagcacaaactcctctgtgctgaagactTTTCAGTAGTGGAAAACGTACTGAGtgttataaagtgctgacactggagactccttccataaatgctaaataaatgtctcctaccATATgtgtcaccatatcaatgattatacatttttctttgttaaataacaacagtttattataaaacttagattatgtggaaaaGCTCTTTCTATACTttagaaacaataacaatagaacaatcatattaatataaacttgtcaTTTATGTTACAATTttaactattgtcagagctgttgttatagaaaaataattaacaccTTCTTATTTGagtattcaacagcactgtagtcaaaacaaacaaacaaacaaacacatgcaaTTAGTCCCCTTTGTGTGTCGAGATCATGCCATTTTGAAAGGGCTTATGTACTTCAGTGAACCTCAGGGCTATGTCATCTAAACAATTGTACATAAGTATGGCACAATACATAAAACACAATTTCCATTAGCTCTCAAactatttactgaataaaattcATATCTCTATATTAAAGAACCTTcacatgattttgtttttaattggaGGCTTAAATATTTGGAATGGTGTTTACCAGGCTCTTACTCAGTGGCTGATTACCTTGTTGTCACCTgcatagataaaaaaaaatagctcagACTTACTACAGAAATCACCACATTTATAATGTTCCTGCCAATCACAAGTATCCACATAAATAACCATTTACCCACCTTCCCCCTGCTGCAATTTCATAATTATTATGGGAGTCAGTGAGGGGATGAAATAAAGTGCTACATAGTAAGAAAACATCTGCCATGTGATTTTGAGAAATGCTGGTGATTCACTCAAATTAATTAATCCTTGTTAACCACAGAAATGTAAGGATTTCACCAGTGGATGCATGAAATGCCTTacagaaacaggaagagaaatGCCAATCCTCATAAttaatatatgattattttaataaaccttGGTCCATAGGTCAGAATGTGTTTATCTCtctaattatgtaaaaaaaaaaaaaaaaaaaaaagtgtgtctagAGGTTAGAAATGTCCAAAGGTGAAGGCATCAACCCTTAGTTTGATTTGATTGAAACGCGCTGACACACTTCATTTGTAAGTATTACTACTTCAGTCACTTTAATCACAGGTCCACAGATTTCAACACTTGACACTATTATACTGAATCCTTAGGTTTGGACATGCTTTGAGTTCATTCTTGGTGTTCACACACTTGTGAATTTTTGTAGTGGGAAAACATTAGTTTCAGTACCTCACCTGTATAAAAACCTACATATTTTAATTTCTGCACTTTTGACTTTTGGAACCTCACTGCTGCAACGTGGAATGGAATATGGCAATTAAAAATGATTAGCAGAGCATGTAGGTACAAGAACTTTGGCCAGAGGCAGCTTCTTTAACTACATCTAAATGTCTTATGTGGATCATGTGACTAGATCCAAGCTATATAAATTCCAGCCCATTCTAAAGGACTGCTGCAGTGATTCGATCCACGGCCGCAAGTCACTAGTGGTAAGGCTCTTAGATAAGAACACAAGTCGCTATTAGTAAAGGTCTTAGATAATCTATTTCTGTTAGATTCTGTTTTCATAGTCAGTTTGTTCTTGCTCTCAAGACTCTTGTGTTTTCTGCAGGTGTGCTCCCTGAGGAGGAATCATGAAATTGGTTGCTGTAATCCTTGCCCTTTCGGTCATCTCAGGTAAAATTTTATGTCATAAATTAATTCTTTGTAACACTTAAATGTCATTAATGATCATTAAGATATTAGCTCTCTAAAGTACCTACTGTAGTCATGTAAACATTGATGCTTTGCTTACCACTTTCTTTATTGCCCATTGTTTTGGTGTTACACTGTAGATTTTAATTGCACTGTAAACTATATCAATCACATATGGATTTCATTCACTGGAAAAAAACTGATAGTGTAATCCTTTTGCGTTTACTTTTTAGGCTGCCAGGGAAACTTCTTGTTTCAGGATGAACCTAAAACCCATTGGGAGGAGATGGTGGATAAGTTCTGGGAGTATGTAAATGGTGTGAGCTCCAGGGCTGAAGATATGAAGAACAGCATACAGGCCACCCAACTTGGAAGAGAGCTTGAGTGAGTATAGCAACAGCATCAACAAACCATACACGGACACaaaatttatccatccatcaacccatccatccattttctgtactgggTCACGgcaaacctggagcctatcccacggggcatggggcacaaggcggggaacaccatggaggggtgccaatccatcacagggcacaatcacacacacattcacacactacagacacttttttggacatgccaatcagccttcaatgcatgtctttggactgaggcaactggagtacccagaggaaacccccaaagcatggggagaacatgcaaactctgcacacacagggtcatggtggcATCGagccctcaaccctggaggtgtgaggcaaacacgctaaccactaagccactgtgctctCTACAACATTTATCACTTTGTTATTTACAAAAAAGTGAAAACTAGCAAGCATGTGCCCTACATGCCACATGTTCACAACATGCTACATACCTCTGACCTCAATGAAATTCTCTATTATCACACTCTAGCACACTGATCAGTGACAGCATGGCTGAGCTGCAGATGTACACTGATGATGTGAAGTTGAAGCTGGCACCCTACGCTGAGCAGATGGCTCAAAGAGTGCAGGATGATCTTCAGCTGCTGTCAAACAAGCTGCGTGTACATATGGAGGAGGCAAAGGTTCAAATTACAGCATACAGCCAGGAGCTCCAGACCATAGTGGAGCAGAACAGAGATGAGCTCCAGAACAAAGTCAATGCATACATCCGTAAACTGAAGAAACGCCTCAACAAGGATACGCAGGAGATCAAAAAGTAAGTTTTTTAGAACACATATAATTATATGTCAATTACTATGATAGAATATTTAAAATGGAATATTTAAATTAGTTATTGGTTTCACAAAAGCTAAAGCtgtgtaattatttaaactTATCTTAAACCTAATTATTTTAACCATCTTCTAGTGAAGTATTTATAGTTGAGACCAGTGTTGAGTAAATTACTAAAAAAAGTAATatactacagattactaattactactttaaaacaGAAATCTGAATACATTAcggattactgcatgtaaaaagtaatcagattactaattactttactttcatgttactttcaaaTCCTAttaaacctacaaaaatacactacaaagtgaaacataattatttcagtaattttagcgcaAGTCAATATATGACATAATCAGAAAAAGttgtatttatcataaaacatgcctcaggtgttgtcactgcttgtaggactaccaggcagataaaatataaaactaggctagtttggcgTCGCTTGCCAAGGGAAGGCTCAACCATTgtctgggtttagctgctacagaccCATGTAGAgcacattatctttccttatgctctgctcatatcatgttcacataaactagaactcatatagacatctacaaaccttgttttcctgcttggCATCAgatgatgttactgtttcagtttcaaccgctatactggtttaaaaaaatcaacatatATCCAAACtaactgtgtgagctagcgtttggaagaattgagagctgtcagccaataagacacgagggtttccacgtattttcctgtaaatccTGTCTGATTGAtctcgcctccattcactgaagatataaaattacaggtggTCTtattttactgacgttcagttacgtagtgacaaaccgttccaagtggagaattattcagggctaaataAAAAGTCTTCGGGGCAAAACgggattcattttaaaaatgccttttacttaatattgttttcttaacaattaATTTGTAACACAAGCAACATCGTTTTATTGACaccagtaactgtaatcaaatggcataaattcaaaatgtaatgcgttacattactgcgttatcagaaaaagtaattagatcaCAGTAACACGTTACTTTGTAACACGTTACACCAAACTCTGGTTGAGATCTCAAGTCAATCATGTGAAGGAGTTTGCAAACTGCTTAAAGTTGTTGAAAAAGTTGTTGAAGAAATGATGAATTCTTATTTGTTTATGCTTGTTAGCAATAATTCAAATATTGAACCTAAGTGTCCTAATTGACATTTTCCTTCTGAATTGCTCTTAAGGAAAGCAGAAACATACTTGGAGGAAGTCCAAGCTCGTGCTGCTCAGCATGCGGACGATGTGAATGAGCGCCTGAAGTCTTATTTTGATGTAGTACGTCAGAATGCTGAGGACAAATTTAACACCCTTAAAGATTTGCTGAATGACCAAGCTCAACAAATGATGGAGAAATGGGAGAAACTCAAAGAGCAGGCTGAGCAGTTCAAAATGAATCTGTACACCCCGTTCCAGGAGAAAATGGAGGAGGTTAAAATCTGGTTTCAGCAATTCTTTAATTGAGGAGGAGCTAAAGAACATCAATAAAAGTTTTAAACCATACACCTAAAATCCAACAAGCTGGAAATTGACATTATAATCAGGTTatgcaagaaaataaaaaatacttagGCCTACCAGTGTATTTTAGTAGAACTCTAAAGGGATTTTTATTGGAGCTGTTGTGACTGTTTATTCAGTACTAAAGTTAAATGATTAAGTACTTTATGAGCCTGTTTGAACCTGTTTGTTTTGATTACACTGCTTAAATCTTGGGCCTAAGCTGTGTTATAAAACCACAATATGATACAAAGAGATAAAGCTACTATAACAAGTAATGGCGAGAccataaaatgttcaaatata carries:
- the apoa4a gene encoding apolipoprotein A-IV a, with protein sequence MKILVVIAIAVFTGCQASVIRQDKAKPSIEMVKDAFWDYVSKATLTPKDILQKIKESEMGKEVNIRISESGDAINQYAVAVSGQVTPLTQELLAKMSQEVEQLKARLQQDVSSVKTQLEPYIEELTSDIQQQVEQWKKDVAPYTDSQQPEALKAALLQKNEELKINLEKSVSELQAKLGPQAEELEKHLQDFQKNIALFVQNNGKVPQTLDLYTQDLKTQLTALWDSFTKNIQ
- the apoea gene encoding apolipoprotein Ea, with the translated sequence MKLVAVILALSVISGCQGNFLFQDEPKTHWEEMVDKFWEYVNGVSSRAEDMKNSIQATQLGRELDTLISDSMAELQMYTDDVKLKLAPYAEQMAQRVQDDLQLLSNKLRVHMEEAKVQITAYSQELQTIVEQNRDELQNKVNAYIRKLKKRLNKDTQEIKKKAETYLEEVQARAAQHADDVNERLKSYFDVVRQNAEDKFNTLKDLLNDQAQQMMEKWEKLKEQAEQFKMNLYTPFQEKMEEVKIWFQQFFN